In Zingiber officinale cultivar Zhangliang chromosome 3B, Zo_v1.1, whole genome shotgun sequence, a single window of DNA contains:
- the LOC122056276 gene encoding protein transport protein SFT2-like yields MMQTAQSWFQGGPSGSGGELQKTSSSLLSDWNSYAASRSAEDGGTSVLGFDIESAVRTANDKFTGTFNVVTKGVKELPGSFQNATSNVPSGKSLVYFGVLLASGVFFVFIAFTMFLPVMVLLPQKFALCFTFGCALIIGSFFALRGPKNQLSHMFSKERLPFTVLFIASMVGTIYVSMVLHSYILSVLFSVIQVLSLTYYSISYFPGGSTGLKFLSSALTSSVLKCFGR; encoded by the exons ATGATGCAGACGGCGCAGTCTTGGTTCCAGGGGGGACCGAGCGGGAGCGGCGGAGAGCTGCAGAAAACCTCATCCTCCCTCCTCTCCGATTGGAACTCTTACGCTGCGTCCAGGTCGGCTGAGGATGGTGGCACCTCTGTATTAGGGTTTGATATCGAGTCCGCCGTCCGGACCGCCAACGACAAGTTCACCGGCACTTTCAACGT GGTTACTAAAGGTGTCAAGGAGTTGCCTGGAAGTTTCCAGAATGCTACTAGTAATGTACCTTCTGGAAAATCTCTTGTGTACTTCGGTGTGCTCCTTGCTAGCGGCGTGTTCTTTGTATTCATTGCTTTTACCATGTTCCTTCCAGTGATGGTTCTGCTGCCTCAAAAATTTGCTCTTTGTTTCACTTTCGGCTGTGCATTGATCATTGGGTCATTCTTTGCACTCAGGGGTCCTAAGAATCAGCTTTCTCACATGTTTTCCAAGGAG AGGTTGCCCTTTACAGTGCTGTTCATTGCTAGTATGGTTGGCACAATTTACGTTTCCATGGTGCTTCATAGCTACATTCTTTCTGTTCTCTTCTCTGTGATTCAG GTTCTTTCACTCACGTATTATTCGATATCCTACTTTCCTGGAGGATCTACTGGTTTAAAATTCCTGTCTTCAGCTTTAACTTCCTCCGTTCTAAAATGCTTTGGCAGATGA
- the LOC122056275 gene encoding ras-related protein RABB1c-like isoform X1, protein MLLMPIASEVDKRRSSDCPSADSWRMSYAYLFKYIVIGDTGVGKSCLLLQFTDKRFQPVHDLTIGVEFGTRMITIDNKPIRLQIWDTAGQESFRSITRSYYRGAAGALLVYDITRRETFNHLASWLEDARQHANANMTIMLIGNKCDLAHRRAVSTEEGEQFAKEHGLIFIEASAKTAQNVEEAFIKTAASIYKKIQDGVFDVSNESFGIKVGYGGIPGQLGGRDGSSSQASGCCS, encoded by the exons ATGCTGCTTATGCCAATTGCAAGCGAGGTAGATAAAAG GAGAAGCTCGGATTGTCCGTCGGCGGATTCGTGGAGGATGTCATACGCTTACCTGTTCAAGTACATCGTCATCGGCGATACGG GAGTGGGGAAATCATGTCTTCTTTTGCAGTTTACTGACAAGCGTTTCCAACCTGTTCATGACTTGACAATTGGTGTTGAATTTGGGACTAGAATGATTACTATTGACAACAAGCCTATAAGATTGCAGATATGGGATACG GCGGGTCAGGAATCTTTTCGATCAATTACAAGATCTTATTACAGAGGTGCTGCTGGCGCACTGCTGGTATATGACATAACTag GAGGGAGACGTTCAATCATCTTGCTAGCTGGCTGGAAGATGCCAGGCAACATGCCAATGCTAATATGACAATTATGCTGATTGGTAACAAATGTGACTTGGCTCACAGAAGAGCTGTGAGCACTGAAGAAGGAGAACAGTTTGCAAAAGAGCATGGATTAATCTTTATTGAAGCTTCAGCTAAAACAGCACAAAATGTTGAGGAG GCCTTCATTAAGACTGCAGCAAGTATATATAAGAAAATTCAGGATGGTGTCTTCGATGTGTCAAATGAG TCGTTTGGGATTAAAGTTGGATACGGAGGAATTCCTGGGCAATTAGGTGGAAGGGATGGCTCATCTTCTCAAGCTAGTGGTTGTTGCAGTTGA
- the LOC122056275 gene encoding ras-related protein RABB1c-like isoform X2: protein MSYAYLFKYIVIGDTGVGKSCLLLQFTDKRFQPVHDLTIGVEFGTRMITIDNKPIRLQIWDTAGQESFRSITRSYYRGAAGALLVYDITRRETFNHLASWLEDARQHANANMTIMLIGNKCDLAHRRAVSTEEGEQFAKEHGLIFIEASAKTAQNVEEAFIKTAASIYKKIQDGVFDVSNESFGIKVGYGGIPGQLGGRDGSSSQASGCCS, encoded by the exons ATGTCATACGCTTACCTGTTCAAGTACATCGTCATCGGCGATACGG GAGTGGGGAAATCATGTCTTCTTTTGCAGTTTACTGACAAGCGTTTCCAACCTGTTCATGACTTGACAATTGGTGTTGAATTTGGGACTAGAATGATTACTATTGACAACAAGCCTATAAGATTGCAGATATGGGATACG GCGGGTCAGGAATCTTTTCGATCAATTACAAGATCTTATTACAGAGGTGCTGCTGGCGCACTGCTGGTATATGACATAACTag GAGGGAGACGTTCAATCATCTTGCTAGCTGGCTGGAAGATGCCAGGCAACATGCCAATGCTAATATGACAATTATGCTGATTGGTAACAAATGTGACTTGGCTCACAGAAGAGCTGTGAGCACTGAAGAAGGAGAACAGTTTGCAAAAGAGCATGGATTAATCTTTATTGAAGCTTCAGCTAAAACAGCACAAAATGTTGAGGAG GCCTTCATTAAGACTGCAGCAAGTATATATAAGAAAATTCAGGATGGTGTCTTCGATGTGTCAAATGAG TCGTTTGGGATTAAAGTTGGATACGGAGGAATTCCTGGGCAATTAGGTGGAAGGGATGGCTCATCTTCTCAAGCTAGTGGTTGTTGCAGTTGA
- the LOC122054785 gene encoding chaperone protein dnaJ 11, chloroplastic-like: MSTVQVTFAGMSSLPANPVISLRRRATVAAASSVQRGREVPTNLYQVLRVTETATAREIKTAYRSMAKRSHPDASPQVGGGAADFIEIRRAYETLSNPAARAQYDRSAAERRREPRTGGIAQPVRFRSRRWETDQCW; encoded by the coding sequence ATGTCGACTGTACAGGTCACTTTCGCCGGAATGTCTTCCCTGCCGGCCAATCCCGTCATTTCCCTACGGAGACGGGCGACGGTGGCGGCGGCTTCTTCCGTCCAACGCGGCAGAGAGGTGCCGACGAACTTGTACCAGGTGCTGCGGGTGACGGAGACTGCGACGGCGCGGGAAATCAAGACGGCTTACCGGTCCATGGCCAAGCGGTCACACCCAGACGCGTCGCCGCAGGTAGGCGGTGGGGCGGCGGACTTCATCGAGATCCGCCGCGCGTACGAGACACTGTCCAACCCAGCGGCCCGGGCGCAGTACGACCGGTCCGCTGCCGAGCGGCGGCGAGAGCCACGGACCGGCGGGATCGCCCAACCGGTCCGATTCCGGTCCAGGAGATGGGAGACGGATCAGTGCTGGTAG